The following are encoded in a window of Castanea sativa cultivar Marrone di Chiusa Pesio chromosome 5, ASM4071231v1 genomic DNA:
- the LOC142635019 gene encoding F-box protein CPR1-like: MNTIITAVSSKRTTKSHIPIDLIAHILCRLPVKSVLRFLCVSKSWAELIKGLGFIKTHLKRSINSDRDCTIIIDQIASVPSLNFLSVFFRRDSENCLPKAMEIYPPLQGRPKRETTIVDYCNGLVCLHNNVKEIALWNPLIRKYKKLPSEPVQRPSGFEDSLWSTEYAFGHDPHNDDYKVVRIAQFCEGHRPLLIIGIEVKIYSLKLQAWKKVVEQGPNILPWISSSPAVSTNGAAHWLTIPDRSVPGQEILAFDFANNERFLFYKTPVQPIDTDDIQKTGLGVLGGCLCFVVNDCKNMCHEVWLMKEYGVENSWTKVYKIDLRANKISSNSNFEFLKPLKFSRDRKKVLLENSGNLFWYDLEKERSKRLKVQNLPVLFRPLTSTGSLLLLDDGDSVTDPKQNKIKKSR, encoded by the coding sequence ATGAACACCATTATCACTGCCGTCTCCTCCAAGAGGACCACGAAGTCACATATTCCGATTGATTTAATCGCTCATATACTATGCAGATTACCCGTCAAGAGTGTTTTGCGTTTTCTCTGTGTTTCGAAGTCATGGGCCGAACTAATCAAAGGGCTAGGATTCATCAAAACCCACCTCAAGCGCTCCATCAACAGCGACAGAGATTGCACCATAATCATCGACCAAATAGCTAGCGTTCCGTCCTTAAATTTCTTATCTGTCTTTTTCCGCCGTGATAGTGAAAATTGCTTGCCTAAGGCCATGGAAATTTACCCGCCACTACAAGGCCGTCCAAAAAGGGAGACCACCATCGTGGATTACTGCAATGGCTTGGTCTGCCTTCATAACAATGTCAAAGAGATCGCACTTTGGAATCCATTGATAAGGAAGTACAAGAAATTGCCAAGTGAACCAGTACAGAGGCCTTCTGGTTTCGAGGACTCGCTTTGGTCGACTGAATATGCATTTGGACATGATCCGCATAATGATGACTATAAGGTGGTGAGAATAGCGCAATTTTGCGAAGGACACCGTCCTCTACTGATTATAGGAATTGAAGTCAAGATCTATAGTCTTAAATTACAAGCTTGGAAAAAAGTTGTAGAACAAGGGCCAAACATTCTGCCCTGGATATCTTCATCACCAGCAGTCTCCACGAATGGAGCTGCGCATTGGTTAACTATTCCAGACCGAAGTGTGCCGGGTCAGGAAATTCTTGCTTTTGATTTTGCAAACAACGAgagatttcttttttataagacACCGGTTCAACCAATTGATACTGATGATATTCAGAAGACGGGTTTGGGAGTGTTAGGAGGATGCCTATGTTTTGTTGTGAATGATTGCAAGAATATGTGTCATGAAGTTTGGTTGATGAAGGAATATGGAGTAGAGAATTCTTGGACAAAGGTTTATAAAATTGATCTACGTGCAAATAAAATTTCTTCGAATTcgaattttgagtttttgaagcCTCTAAAGTTTTCCAGGGACCGCAAGAAAGTTCTGTTGGAAAATAGTGGGAATCTTTTTTGGTATGACTTAGAAAAGGAAAGAAGCAAGAGGCTTAAGGTTCAGAATTTGCCTGTTCTGTTTAGGCCTCTAACTTCTACTGGGAGCCTTCTTCTGCTTGATGATGGTGATAGTGTGACTGATCCGAAGCAAAACAAGATTAAGAAGTCGAGGTAA